In Diadema setosum chromosome 19, eeDiaSeto1, whole genome shotgun sequence, a genomic segment contains:
- the LOC140242997 gene encoding cytochrome P450 2D28-like, with amino-acid sequence MISDKDSYTVFLIFAAIIIAVIWYVHQASWWRYRLPPGPLGVPVLGMLPYLDPKNPAKSIEVMSKRYGKVFSGNLGNHRAVFLNDYETMKEAFSRSDDSLSDRPRISVFELYSSGNGVACCYIDNHWKAQRRFALRALRNCGMGRHDGFLYNEIVREAGTMLDRWTTKREPFDPTVDITMMVCNVICKIVFGRRFAYEDEEFREFVHMIDRIFQLSDVAGVVNYLDFMKYVPFSGYSELGEASQRLESGLFTKECAKHRTTFDVDREPRDLIDAYLLEMEKRKEAMARGSDEGLSMGGFTDEQLIHFMADIFAAGTDTTATTIRWTLLHCAKFREVQRKVQEELDHVVGRGRMPTMLDRPNLPYTQALLAESLRHPCPGPFGVPHGAKEDTKILGFDVPKGTVVIGNLYAVLHDPEIFTDPEVFNPDRFLNQNGELIAPLVEKANIQFGIGRRACIGEKLAHTERFMFVTHILHRFTVEAPNGPDSLSIESCGGLARNAAPYKVILKVR; translated from the exons ATGATTTCCGATAAAGACTCGTATACAGTTTTTCTGATCTTCGCTGCGATTATCATCGCCGTGATATGGTACGTCCATCAGGCGAGCTGGTGGCGGTATCGCCTACCACCCGGACCGCTGGGTGTTCCAGTTCTCGGGATGCTGCCCTATCTCGATCCCAAGAATCCAGCGAAGAGTATCGAGGTGATGTCGAAGCGATACGGAAAGGTGTTCAGCGGGAACCTGGGCAACCACAGGGCCGTCTTCCTCAACGACTATGAGACGATGAAGGAGGCGTTCTCGAGGAGCGATGACAGCCTAAGCGATCGACCACGGATCTCCGTCTTCGAACTCTACAGCAGCGGGAACG GTGTTGCGTGTTGCTATATTGACAACCACTGGAAAGCGCAACGGCGGTTTGCCCTACGTGCCCTTCGGAACTGCGGTATGGGACGCCACGACGGGTTCCTATACAACGAGATTGTGAGAGAGGCCGGCACAATGTTGGACCGATGGACGACGAAGAGGGAGCCCTTCGATCCTACCGTCGACATCACAATGATGGTCTGTAACGTCATCTGCAAAATAGTGTTCGGAAGGCGATTTGCGTACGAAGACGAGGAGTTCAGGGAATTCGTCCATATGATTGACAGAATCTTCCAGCTGAGCGATGTGGcag GCGTAGTCAACTACCTGGACTTCATGAAATATGTTCCTTTCAGTGGGTACAGCGAGCTGGGGGAGGCCTCCCAACGCCTAGAGAGCGGGCTCTTTACTAAGGAGTGCGCCAAGCACAGGACTACGTTCGACGTCGACCGAGAACCACGCGACCTCATCGACGCCTACCTACTGGAGAtggagaagagaaaagaagCGATGGCGAGAGGGAGCGACGAGGGACTATCGATGGGTGGATTCACCGACGAACAACTGATCCATTTCATGGCCGACATATTTGCAGCAGGAACAGACACCactg CCACTACAATAAGATGGACACTCCTTCACTGCGCGAAGTTTAGAGAGGTTCAGCGAAAAGTGCAAGAGGAGCTGGATCACGTTGTTGGGCGTGGTCGCATGCCAACCATGCTCGACAGACCCAACTTGCCCTACACTCAAGCTCTTCTTGCGGAGAGTCTTCGGCACCCGTGCCCGGGGCCCTTTG GAGTGCCCCATGGGGCCAAAGAAGACACCAAAATCCTTGGATTCGACGTCCCCAAGGGAACGGTTGTCATCGGAAACCTGTACGCGGTTCTCCACGACCCCGAAATATTTACTGACCCGGAAGTGTTCAACCCGGATCGATTTCTGAACCAAAATGGCGAACTCATTGCTCCTTTGGTGGAAAAAGCTAACATACAATTTGGGATAG GAAGGAGAGCATGCATTGGCGAGAAGCTCGCCCATACAGAACGCTTCATGTTCGTCACGCACATCCTGCACCGCTTCACTGTGGAGGCCCCCAACGGTCCCGATTCCCTCAGCATCGAATCCTGTGGCGGTCTCGCCCGGAACGCGGCACCATACAAAGTGATATTGAAAGTGCGGTAA